CGCTGCCAGCCCGATTTTTGCAGCTGTTCTTTTCGGTTATAAACCAGATCGGCCGCGGTAACATCGTGCATCACCGTGGTTCCTGCGGCGATAGTCGCCCCTGCGGCCACGTTGACCGGCGCCACCAGCTGAGTATCAGAACCAACAAACACATCATCACCGATGGTGGTCACTGATTTATTGACGCCATCGTAGTTACAGGTGATGGTGCCAGCGCCAATGTTAACGTTAGCGCCAATGTCAGCATCGCCCAGATAGCTCAAATGCCCGGCCTTGGAGCCTTTGCCAAGGCGCGCTTTTTTCATCTCGACAAAGTTACCGACGTGCGCACCTTCTGCCAGTTCAGCGCCCGGACGCAGACGCGCAAATGGACCTACGGTACAGTCGGTCGACAGCGTGGCGTTTTCGATCACGGAATAAAGGCTGATTTCACAACCGTCGCCGATAACACTGTTTTTAATGACGCAACCGGCGCCAATCTTGACGTTATCGCCCAGCGTAACGTTGCCTTCGATCACCACATTGATATCAATCTCAACGTCGCGACCATGCTTCAGCTCGCCACGCAGATCGAATCGCTGCGGATCGCGTAGCATTACGCCAGCCAGCAGCAGTTTTTCCGCCTGTTCGCGTTGATAAACACGTTCCAGCGTTGCCAGTTGCAGACGATTGTTAACGCCGTCGGTTTCGCTGGCGCGATCCGGATGAACAGCGGTGATGGTGCGGCCTTCCTGATGCGCCAGGGCAATGATGTCAGTGATGTAGTATTCGCCCTGGGCATTGTTGTTGGTCAGCTTACTGAGCCAGCGCGTTAAATCAGCGCCGTTGGCAATCAGAATGCCAGTGTTGATCTCATTGATCAGCTGCTGCTGCGGTGAACTGTCTTTTTGCTCAACGATGCCAACAATCTCACCATGCTCGCGCACAATGCGCCCATAACCCGAAGGATCGTCCAATACCACGGTCAGCAGGCCAATGCCGCCCGCAGGTTTGGCATCGCGCAGGCGGCTCAGCGTCTGCGGCGAGATCAACGGCACGTCGCCGTAAAGCATCAGGATATCTTCGTCATCAGCAAAATGGGGCGCGGCCTGCTGCATTGCATGGCCGGTGCCGAGCTGCTCTGCCTGCATCACCCAGTTTAACGAATCATCGCCTAATGTGGATTGCAGTAGCTCTCCGCCATGACCATAAACCAGATGAATATGGCGTGCGCCAATACTTTTCGCAGCATCGATAACGTGCTGCACCATAGGTTTGCCGGCCAGCTTGTGCAGAACTTTAGGCAACGCCGAATACATGCGCGTTCCTTTGCCAGCCGCAAGGATGACCACGCTCAAAGTGCTGTTTGACATAACTATCCTGTTGGTTTTTTTCAGAGGAAAGTAAAACGGTTTCCCGGTGAGATTACTACATTTTTCTCAGTACGAAATTAGCCAGGCGACAGTGGCTAAAAATAGCTAAAAAAAATGCCAGCCCGAGGGCTGGCACTGTTTATATACCGTAAACCTGTTACATCGCTTTGTTGCGGGTCAACTCGATCACACGCAGCTTGGCAATGGCTTTCGCCAGTTCAGCCGAAGCCTGAGCATAGTCCACGTCGCCGTGGGAACTATTCATGTGCTCTTCTGCCTTGCGTTTCGCTTCAAGCGCACGCGCTTCATCAAGGTCAGAACCGCGAATAGCGGTATCAGCCAGCACCGTTGCCGATCCAGGCTGAACTTCCAGAATGCCGCCAGAGAGGTAAATATACTCCTCTTCACCGCGTTCTTTAACGATGCGAATCATACCAGGTTTGATGGCGGTCAGCAGCGGGGCGTGGCCAGGAAAAATTCCCAGTTCACCTTCGCTACCTGACACCTGGATCTTTTGCACCAGCCCGGTGAACATCTGCTGTTCCGCGCTGACGACATCCAGATGATAAGTCAAAGCCATAACTAACCTCCCGGGAAACCGTGATTACAGTTTCTTCGCTCTTTCCACAGCTTCTTCGATGGCGCCAACCATGTAGAAAGCCTGCTCTGGCAGATGGTCGAATTCGCCTTCCATGATGCCTTTAAAGCCACGGATGGTGTCTTTCAACGATACGTATTTGCCCGGAGAACCGGTAAATACTTCTGCTACGAAGAACGGCTGAGACAGGAAGCGCTGAATCTTACGCGCACGAGCCACCAGCAGTTTGTCATCTTCAGACAGTTCGTCCATACCGAGGATGGCGATGATGTCTTTCAGTTCCTGGTAACGTTGCAGAATAGACTGCACACCACGCGCGGTGTCGTAGTGTTCCTGACCAACAACCAGCGGATCGAGCTGACGGCTGGTGGAGTCCAGCGGATCAACGGCCGGGTAGATACCCAGAGACGCGATCTGACGGCTCAGCGTAACGGTTGAGTCAAGGTGGGCGAAGGTGGTCGCCGGAGAGGGGTCAGTCAAGTCATCCGCAGGAACGTAAACGGCCTGTACGGAAGTGATTGAACCCGTCTTGGTGGAGGTAATACGCTCCTGCAGCACACCCATCTCTTCTGCCAGCGTAGGCTGATAACCTACCGCAGAAGGCATACGACCCAGCAGTGCTGATACTTCAGTACCGGCCAGAGTGTAACGATAGATGTTATCGATGAACAGCAGAACGTCACGACCTTCATCACGGAATTTCTCCGCCATAGTCAGACCGGTCAGTGCAACACGCAGACGGTTACCCGGCGGCTCGTTCATCTGGCCATACACCAGCGCTACTTTATCGATAACGTTGGAGTCAGTCATTTCGTGGTAGAAGTCGTTACCCTCACGAGTACGCTCACCCACACCGGCAAATACCGAGAAACCTGAGTGCTCAGCCGCAATGTTACGGATCAGCTCCATCATGTTTACGGTTTTACCCACGCCTGCACCACCGAAGAGGCCGACTTTACCGCCTTTAGCAAACGGACAGATCAGGTCGATGACCTTGATGCCGGTTTCCAGCAGCTCTTGTGAGTTAGACTGATCTTCGTAAGAAGGAGCCGGACGGTGAATCGCCCAACGCTCTTCTTCGCCGATGTCGCCTTTCATATCGATCGGCTCACCGAGCACGTTCATGATACGACCCAAGGTCGCAGTACCTACAGGTACTTCAATCGCGTGCTGCAGATCCACGGTTTCCAGACCGCGCTTCAGGCCGTCAGACGTACCCATAGCAATGGTACGAACCACACCGCCACCCAGCTGCTGCTGTACTTCCAGCACCAGACGAGCATCACCATTTTTCACCTCGAGGGCGCTGTACACCTGCGGTACTGCATCCTGGGGGAATTCGACGTCAACAACGGCGCCGATAATCTGGACAATCTTTCCAGTTGCCATCTTGAATCCTCTACCTAATTCGTTTATACCCACCGCCGCTGTGGCGCAGGCATGAATTGCCGCAACACGATGCGTTGGGTATACCTGGTTTAAACCGCGGAGGCCCCCGAGACGATCTCGGTAAGTTCCTGGGTGATGCTGGCCTGACGAGCTTTGTTGTATACCAACTGCAGCTCTTTGATCAGCTCTCCGCCGTTGTCGGTTGCGGCTTTCATCGCCACCATACGCGCGGCCTGCTCGCTGGCCAGGTTTTCCACAACACCCTGATAAACCTGAGACTCTACATAGCGGCGCAGTAAAGTATCCAGCAGCGCTTTCGGATCGGGTTCATACAGATAATCCCAGGTTTTCTTCTCCAGTTCTTCTTCGCCTTCTGCTGGCGGTAACGGCAGCAGCTGGGTAATCGTTGGAGTCTGAGACATGGTGTTGTTAAATTTGTTGCTAACGATAAAGAGCTTATCAAGGCGACCCTCGTCGTAAGCCTGCAACATCACTTTTACCGGTCCAATCAAATCGGACAGAGAAGGTTTATCTCCCATGCCTGATGCCTGAGCCACGACGTTGCTGCCTACTGCACCGAAGAAAGCGAGACCTTTGGAACCGATAATGGCCAGATCGCTCTGTACGCCTTTATCAGACCAGGCTTTCATATCAGCCAGCAATTTTTTGAACAGGTTAATGTTCAAACCACCACAAAGCCCACGGTCAGTCGAAACGACCAGGTAGCCGACGCGCTTAACGTCACGCTCCGCAAGGTAAGGGTGCTTGTATTCCAGATTACCCAGTGCAATGTGACCAATCACTTTGCGCATGGTATCTGCATACGGACGGCTGGCCGCCATGCGTTCCTGCGTTTTACGCATTTTGGAGGCGGCGACCATTTCCATCGCTTTGGTGATCTTTTGCGTGTTTTTTACGCTGCCGATCTTACTACGTATCTCTTTTGCGCCGGCCATTAGCTTCTCCTCAAAGCCTTGCGGCCTGCCTTTTCAGACAGGCCGCCAGACATTACCAGGACTGGGTTGCTTTAAACGTTTCGAGCAGGCCTTTCAGCTTCGCTTCGATATCGTTATTAAAGTTGCCAGTTTGGTTGATTTCCTGCATCAGCTCAGCGTGTTCGCGATCTGCGTACGCCAGCAGAGCGGCTTCGAAGCTGCCAATTTTAGCCAGTTCAACGTCGTTCAGGAAGCCACGCTCAGCAGCAAACAGCACCAGACCCTGCTGCGCAACTGACATCGGCGCATACTGTTTCTGTTTCAGCAGTTCGGTCACTTTCTGACCATGGCTGAGCTGTTTACGGGTTGCGTCATCCAGATCGGAAGCGAACTGAGAGAACGCTGCCAGTTCACGATACTGTGCCAGTGCGGTACGAATACCACCGGACAGTTTCTTGATGATCTTGGTCTGAGCAGCACCGCCCACACGGGATACGGAGATACCCGGGTTAACCGCCGGACGAATACCGGAGTTAAACAGGTTAGATTCCAGGAAGATCTGACCATCGGTAATCGAAATTACGTTGGTTGGAACGAATGCTGAAACGTCACCCGCCTGGGTTTCAATGATCGGCAGAGCGGTCAGAGAGCCGGTTTTACCTTTAACTTCGCCTTTAGTGAAGTTTTCCACGTACTCAGCGTTAACGCGAGATGCGCGCTCCAGCAGACGGGAGTGGAGGTAAAATACGTCGCCAGGGAAGGCTTCACGGCCTGGTGGACGACGCAGCAGCAGAGAAATCTGACGGTAGG
The sequence above is drawn from the Duffyella gerundensis genome and encodes:
- the atpG gene encoding F0F1 ATP synthase subunit gamma; its protein translation is MAGAKEIRSKIGSVKNTQKITKAMEMVAASKMRKTQERMAASRPYADTMRKVIGHIALGNLEYKHPYLAERDVKRVGYLVVSTDRGLCGGLNINLFKKLLADMKAWSDKGVQSDLAIIGSKGLAFFGAVGSNVVAQASGMGDKPSLSDLIGPVKVMLQAYDEGRLDKLFIVSNKFNNTMSQTPTITQLLPLPPAEGEEELEKKTWDYLYEPDPKALLDTLLRRYVESQVYQGVVENLASEQAARMVAMKAATDNGGELIKELQLVYNKARQASITQELTEIVSGASAV
- the atpD gene encoding F0F1 ATP synthase subunit beta, producing MATGKIVQIIGAVVDVEFPQDAVPQVYSALEVKNGDARLVLEVQQQLGGGVVRTIAMGTSDGLKRGLETVDLQHAIEVPVGTATLGRIMNVLGEPIDMKGDIGEEERWAIHRPAPSYEDQSNSQELLETGIKVIDLICPFAKGGKVGLFGGAGVGKTVNMMELIRNIAAEHSGFSVFAGVGERTREGNDFYHEMTDSNVIDKVALVYGQMNEPPGNRLRVALTGLTMAEKFRDEGRDVLLFIDNIYRYTLAGTEVSALLGRMPSAVGYQPTLAEEMGVLQERITSTKTGSITSVQAVYVPADDLTDPSPATTFAHLDSTVTLSRQIASLGIYPAVDPLDSTSRQLDPLVVGQEHYDTARGVQSILQRYQELKDIIAILGMDELSEDDKLLVARARKIQRFLSQPFFVAEVFTGSPGKYVSLKDTIRGFKGIMEGEFDHLPEQAFYMVGAIEEAVERAKKL
- the glmU gene encoding bifunctional UDP-N-acetylglucosamine diphosphorylase/glucosamine-1-phosphate N-acetyltransferase GlmU, translating into MSNSTLSVVILAAGKGTRMYSALPKVLHKLAGKPMVQHVIDAAKSIGARHIHLVYGHGGELLQSTLGDDSLNWVMQAEQLGTGHAMQQAAPHFADDEDILMLYGDVPLISPQTLSRLRDAKPAGGIGLLTVVLDDPSGYGRIVREHGEIVGIVEQKDSSPQQQLINEINTGILIANGADLTRWLSKLTNNNAQGEYYITDIIALAHQEGRTITAVHPDRASETDGVNNRLQLATLERVYQREQAEKLLLAGVMLRDPQRFDLRGELKHGRDVEIDINVVIEGNVTLGDNVKIGAGCVIKNSVIGDGCEISLYSVIENATLSTDCTVGPFARLRPGAELAEGAHVGNFVEMKKARLGKGSKAGHLSYLGDADIGANVNIGAGTITCNYDGVNKSVTTIGDDVFVGSDTQLVAPVNVAAGATIAAGTTVMHDVTAADLVYNRKEQLQKSGWQRPAKKK
- a CDS encoding F0F1 ATP synthase subunit epsilon, whose product is MALTYHLDVVSAEQQMFTGLVQKIQVSGSEGELGIFPGHAPLLTAIKPGMIRIVKERGEEEYIYLSGGILEVQPGSATVLADTAIRGSDLDEARALEAKRKAEEHMNSSHGDVDYAQASAELAKAIAKLRVIELTRNKAM